In Actinoplanes derwentensis, the following proteins share a genomic window:
- a CDS encoding C40 family peptidase — translation MAKGSRHGSPQRGRRRRFRLRPLVLSAAVAAAIATLFQPIPAMADPGTAPGITAVPNTGARPTQTGSLVLPGSPATTTTPTTTTLTTPGVTASPVILKVEKGRAEIAALGDQLIRVGQDRDLAQTQLTTASQRVSETQLAVTQAREQAEAAAAETMQQAAALPPGALDTGLLELGALARMQRGDAAPYEASARRVIAAEDAVRTAVTDHLNANNRYAGLVAQWTNLNTSLATRQATQKAYEDAHRDEITAAESRATAADQQLGQDILAGSDAGRGSDPKSVRALQFALAQRGDPYVWSEEGPDQYDCSGLMYAAYRSVGYPLVRVSRDQYYQTRDRTVSRYSLLPGDLLFFSSSSSWTGIHHVAMYAGEGMMVEAPRTGLNVRLTPVRWSRLFAATRVYGSIEGETETPDLGSPDPDEPATTPSPSKTTTKPSNSPSPSTSTSPSKSPSTSPSPSGSTSPSGSTSPSPSTSTSPSPSASPSPSASPSPSASPSPSVSTSPSPAVTQSSLQPEPTPTPDETGSSATASTSATKSTGSSSSDSSSSTATASETASKSDASASASSDD, via the coding sequence ATGGCCAAGGGTTCGCGGCACGGATCACCGCAACGCGGGCGCCGCAGGCGTTTCCGGTTGCGTCCCCTGGTCCTGTCGGCGGCGGTGGCAGCGGCGATCGCCACGCTCTTCCAGCCGATCCCGGCGATGGCCGATCCGGGCACCGCACCCGGCATCACTGCCGTCCCCAACACCGGCGCGCGTCCCACCCAGACCGGCAGCCTGGTCCTGCCCGGCAGCCCGGCCACCACCACGACGCCGACCACCACGACCCTGACCACGCCCGGTGTCACCGCCAGCCCGGTGATCCTGAAAGTGGAGAAGGGCCGCGCCGAGATCGCCGCCCTGGGTGACCAGCTGATCCGCGTCGGCCAGGACCGCGACCTCGCCCAGACCCAGCTCACCACCGCGTCGCAGCGGGTCAGCGAGACCCAGCTGGCCGTCACTCAGGCCCGCGAGCAGGCGGAAGCCGCCGCGGCCGAGACCATGCAGCAGGCCGCCGCACTACCGCCCGGCGCTCTCGACACCGGCCTGCTCGAACTCGGCGCGCTCGCCCGTATGCAGCGCGGCGACGCCGCCCCCTACGAGGCCAGCGCCCGCCGGGTGATCGCCGCCGAGGACGCCGTCCGGACCGCCGTCACGGACCACCTCAACGCCAACAACCGCTATGCCGGCCTGGTCGCGCAGTGGACCAACCTCAACACCAGCCTGGCCACGAGGCAGGCGACCCAGAAGGCGTATGAGGACGCGCACCGCGACGAGATCACCGCAGCCGAGAGCAGAGCCACCGCCGCCGACCAGCAGCTCGGTCAGGACATCCTGGCCGGCTCGGACGCCGGGCGCGGCTCCGACCCGAAATCTGTCCGGGCGCTCCAGTTCGCCCTGGCCCAGCGCGGCGATCCGTACGTCTGGTCCGAAGAGGGCCCGGATCAGTACGACTGCTCCGGCCTGATGTACGCCGCCTACCGCTCAGTCGGTTACCCGCTGGTCCGGGTCTCCCGCGATCAGTACTACCAAACCCGCGACCGGACCGTCTCGCGCTACTCACTGCTCCCCGGCGACCTGCTGTTCTTCAGCTCCTCCAGCAGCTGGACCGGCATTCACCACGTCGCGATGTACGCGGGCGAGGGCATGATGGTCGAGGCCCCGCGTACCGGCCTCAACGTGCGGCTCACGCCGGTCCGGTGGAGCCGCCTCTTCGCGGCCACCCGGGTCTACGGCTCGATCGAGGGCGAGACCGAGACGCCCGACCTCGGCTCCCCCGACCCCGACGAACCGGCCACGACGCCGAGCCCGAGCAAGACCACGACCAAGCCGTCGAACAGCCCGTCCCCGTCGACCTCAACGTCGCCGTCGAAATCGCCGTCGACGTCCCCGTCGCCGTCGGGCTCCACCTCGCCGTCGGGCTCCACCTCGCCGTCCCCGTCGACCTCCACCTCGCCGTCCCCCTCGGCCTCGCCGTCCCCCTCGGCCTCGCCGTCCCCCTCGGCCTCGCCCTCGCCGTCGGTTTCGACCTCGCCCTCGCCGGCGGTGACTCAGTCGTCGCTCCAGCCGGAGCCGACCCCCACCCCCGACGAGACCGGTTCGTCCGCGACAGCGTCCACATCGGCCACGAAGTCCACCGGTTCATCGTCGTCCGACTCATCGTCGTCAACGGCTACCGCATCGGAAACAGCCTCGAAGTCCGACGCCTCCGCCAGCGCGTCCAGTGACGATTAG